CTTCCGCCGCGAGCAGCGCTCTGAACAGAGCCTCTCGTCATACCCGCACCCCTGGCTGATGCCCGACTTCTGGGAGTTCCCGACCGTTTCGATGGGGCTCGGCCCGATTATGGCGATCTATCAAGCGCGCTTCTGCCGTTACCTCGAAGACCGCGGCCTGAAGAAGCAGTGCAACGGCAAGGTCTGGGCCTTCCTCGGCGACGGCGAAACCGACGAGCCGGAAACCCTCGGCGCAATCACGCTCGCCTCGCGTGAGCGGCTCGACAACCTGATCTTCGTCATCAACTGCAATCTGCAACGGCTGGATGGGCCGGTGCGCGGCAACGGCAATATCATTCAAGAACTGGAAGCGGCGTTTCGCGGCGCCGGCTGGAATGTCATCAAGGTGATCTGGGGCAGCGATTGGGACCCGCTGCTTGCCAACGACCACGAAGGCTTGCTGGTCAAGCGCATGGGCGAGATCGTTGACGGCCAGTGGCAGAAGTACAGCGCCGAATCGGGCGCCTACTTCCGCGAGCATTTCTTCGGCACGGACCCGCGCTTGCTCGACATGGTCAAGCACCTGTCGGACGAGCAACTGGCGCGCCTCAGGCTCGGCGGCCACGACCCGCAGAAGGTCTATGCCGCCTACCACGCCGCGACGAATCACAAAGGCTCGCCGACGGTCATCCTGGCGCGCACCATCAAAGGCTATGGCCTCGGCGAAGCCGGCGAAGGCAAGAACATCACGCATCAGCAGAAGAAGCTCAACGAAGACGAGCTGCGGCTGTTCCGCTCGCGCTTCGGCATTCCGATCTCTGACGAAGAGATTTCCGAAGCGCCGTTCTATCGCCCGACCGACGACAGCCAGGAGGTGCAATACATCCACCGCCAGCGTGAGCGGCTCGGCGGCTACGTGCCGCGGCGCACCGTCGCCGTCGAATCGCTCAAAGCGCCGGGCAATGATGTCTTCGACGAATTTCAGACCGGCACCGAAGGGCGCGAGGCTTCGACGACGATGGTCTTCGTGCGCATCCTGGCGAAGCTCCTGCGCGACGCAGAGCTCGGCAAGCTGATCGTGCCCATCGTCCCCGACGAAGCGCGCACCTTCGGCATGGAGCCGCTCTTCCGGCAGATCGGCATCTATTCGCACGTCGGCCAGCTCTACGAGCCGGTGGACGCCGCCACCCTGCTTTACTACAAGGAAGCGAAGAACGGCCAGATCCTCGAAGAAGGCATCACCGAAGCCGGCTCGATGTCGTCGTTCATCGCCGCGGGGTCGGCCTACGCGACGCACGGCATCAACACGATTCCGTTTTTCATTTACTACTCGATGTTCGGCATGCAGCGCATCGGCGATCTGGTGTGGGCCGCCGGCGACACGCGGACGCGCGGCTTTTTGCTCGGCGGCACCGCCGGGCGCACGACGCTTTCGGGCGAAGGCTTGCAACACCAGGATGGCCACAGCCACTTGCTCGCTTACCCTGTCCCGAATCTCGTCGCCTATGACCCGGCGTATGCCTTCGAGCTGGCGACGATCATTCAAGACGGCATACGGCGGATGTACGAGAAGCAGGAAGACATTTTCTATTACATCACGCTGATGAACGAAAACTACGAACACCCGCCGATGCCCGATGGCGATAGCGTGCGCCAAGGCATACTGCGCGGCATGTACCTGTTCAAACCGACAGAGAACACCGAAGCCAAGCTGCGCGCCCAACTCTTCGGCAGCGGCGCAATCTTGAACGAAGTGCTAAAAGCGCAGCAGATTCTCGCCGAGCGTTATAACGTCGCGGCGGATGTCTGGAGCGTGACCAGTTACAAAGAGCTTTACCGCGACGGCCACGACGCCGAGCGCTGGAACATGCTGCACCCCGGCGAGCCTCCGCGTGTGCCGTTCGTCACCGAAACGGTCGGCGCGGCACCGGGGGTTTTCGTGGCGGCGTCGGATTACGTCAAGGCGATGCCCGATTCGATCTCGCAATGGCTGCCGCGCCCGCTCGTCTCGCTCGGCACCGATGGTTTCGGGCGCAGCGACGGGCGCGCGGCGCTGCGTGACTTCTTCGAGGTGGACGCGCGCTATATCACGCTCGCCACGCTGGTCGCTTTGCTGCGCGACAAGAAGATCAAGGCCGATGTGGTGCAGCGCGCCATCAAAGAACTGGAGATCAACCCCGACAAGGCGCACCCGGTGCTTGCCTGATGCAGTTGATTCCTGTGTAGCGCAATCTGATAGATTGCGCTGTGACTCGCGCAATCTATCAGATTGCGCTACAGCTAAAGGAACGATATGGCAACTGAGTTGAAACTGCCGCAGCTCGGCGAGAATGTTGATTCGGGCGTGCTGGCGCGCTTGCTGGTCGAGGTCGGCGCGACGGTCAAGAAAGATCAGCCGGTGCTTGAGCTTGAAACCGACAAGGCGACCGTCGAAGTGCCGGCGTTCAGCGACGGCGTCGTCAAAGAGATTCTTGTCAAAGAAGGCGAGCGCGTCAAAGTCGGGCAGACGATCCTGACGCTCGACGCTGCGGAAGGCAATGGCGCCGCCGCGCCGCAAGCCGAAGCCAAGCCGCAAGCCGAATCTCAGGCCGCCGAGCCGCAAGCCGAAGAAGCGGCTCCGCAAGAATCCTCACAGCCGGAACCAGAGCAGGCGACGGAAGGGCTAGAACACGAGCGCCGGCTCGGCGAGCGCGCCTTGGCGCAATACGCCGGCAGCTTCCCTGATGGCGGCAAGGGAGCGCCCACCTCGACGCCACCGCCGCCGGTCGCGCCAATGCCGACGCCTGAGACCAAACGCGCGCCGGTGCCGGCTTCGCCGTCGGTGCGGCGGCTGGCGCGCGAGCTTGGCGTTGACATCTACGCGGTGCCGGGCACGGGACCGAGCGGGCGCATCTCTGACGAAGACGTCAAGGCGCATGCCAAGTCGCTGATTAGCGGCGGGCAGACCGGAGCGGCAGCTTCAGCCGGCCTGCCGGGACTTGCGCCGCTGCCGGACTTTTCGAAGTGGGGCGAGGTCGAGCGCACTTCGATGAGCGGCATCCGTCGCAAGACCGCCGAGAATATGCGCAACGCCTGGCTCACCGTGCCGCACGTCACGCAGCACGACCAGGCCGACATCACAGAGCTTGAGCAACTGCGCAAGCGCTTCGGCAAGCAGGTCGAAGCGGCGGGCGGCAAGCTAACCGTGACTGCCATCACATTGAAAGTCATCGCCGCGGCGCTGAAAGCCTTCCCGCAATTCAACGCCAGCA
Above is a window of Blastocatellia bacterium DNA encoding:
- the aceE gene encoding pyruvate dehydrogenase (acetyl-transferring), homodimeric type, producing the protein MASKAKAVQQHQLSDVEVREWLESLDYIIQQGGAEQVTQLLEKLQIHAQQAGISLPFTANTPYINSIPASAQPVFPGSREIERRIKSLVRWNALSMVVRANREESGIGGHISTYASAATLYEVGFNHFFRARDSEGNGDIIFFQGHAAPGIYARAFLEGRLTAEHLQNFRREQRSEQSLSSYPHPWLMPDFWEFPTVSMGLGPIMAIYQARFCRYLEDRGLKKQCNGKVWAFLGDGETDEPETLGAITLASRERLDNLIFVINCNLQRLDGPVRGNGNIIQELEAAFRGAGWNVIKVIWGSDWDPLLANDHEGLLVKRMGEIVDGQWQKYSAESGAYFREHFFGTDPRLLDMVKHLSDEQLARLRLGGHDPQKVYAAYHAATNHKGSPTVILARTIKGYGLGEAGEGKNITHQQKKLNEDELRLFRSRFGIPISDEEISEAPFYRPTDDSQEVQYIHRQRERLGGYVPRRTVAVESLKAPGNDVFDEFQTGTEGREASTTMVFVRILAKLLRDAELGKLIVPIVPDEARTFGMEPLFRQIGIYSHVGQLYEPVDAATLLYYKEAKNGQILEEGITEAGSMSSFIAAGSAYATHGINTIPFFIYYSMFGMQRIGDLVWAAGDTRTRGFLLGGTAGRTTLSGEGLQHQDGHSHLLAYPVPNLVAYDPAYAFELATIIQDGIRRMYEKQEDIFYYITLMNENYEHPPMPDGDSVRQGILRGMYLFKPTENTEAKLRAQLFGSGAILNEVLKAQQILAERYNVAADVWSVTSYKELYRDGHDAERWNMLHPGEPPRVPFVTETVGAAPGVFVAASDYVKAMPDSISQWLPRPLVSLGTDGFGRSDGRAALRDFFEVDARYITLATLVALLRDKKIKADVVQRAIKELEINPDKAHPVLA
- a CDS encoding 2-oxo acid dehydrogenase subunit E2, with amino-acid sequence MATELKLPQLGENVDSGVLARLLVEVGATVKKDQPVLELETDKATVEVPAFSDGVVKEILVKEGERVKVGQTILTLDAAEGNGAAAPQAEAKPQAESQAAEPQAEEAAPQESSQPEPEQATEGLEHERRLGERALAQYAGSFPDGGKGAPTSTPPPPVAPMPTPETKRAPVPASPSVRRLARELGVDIYAVPGTGPSGRISDEDVKAHAKSLISGGQTGAAASAGLPGLAPLPDFSKWGEVERTSMSGIRRKTAENMRNAWLTVPHVTQHDQADITELEQLRKRFGKQVEAAGGKLTVTAITLKVIAAALKAFPQFNASIDQARDEIVFKKYVNVGVAVDTDRGLLVPVIRDVDKKNIRQLAAEMNQLAEKARNKKLTLDEMQGGSFTITNLGGIGGTSFTPIVNAPEVAILGMSRATYQPVYNGSEFEPRLMLPLSLSYDHRLIDGADAARFLRWVAQALEQPFLLALEG